The nucleotide window GAACACGTCGCCCAGTTCGGAGGCCTTGGTGGCGTTCGCGCGGTACACCTTCTCGCGCAGCGCGCGGTTGTCGGCGAATTGCAGGATCGGATAATACGAAGGGAAGTGCAGCGTGAACTGCCAGCCCTGCTTGCCGTCTTTTTCGGCCAGGGTCTTCGCGGCGTGCTTCACGTCGTCCGGCAGTCCGGCCAGATCGGCTTCGTCCTCGACCAGCAGCTTCCAGTCGTTGGTGGCGTCCAGCACGTTCTCGGAAAAGCGCGTCGACGTGGCGGCATGCTCTTCCTGGATTTCCGCGAAGCGTTCCTTCTGATCCGGCGGCAGTTCGGCGCCACCCATGCGGAAATCGCGGATCGCGTTTTCAATGATGCGCTTGCGGGCCGGCGCCAGCGTGGCGAATTCCGGCGACGCCTGCAGCGCCTTGTACTTGGCGAACAGCGCCTCGTTCTGCGCCAGCTCGGTCCAGAATTCCGTCACCTTCGGCAGGTTCTCGTTGTACACGGCGCGCAGCTCGGGCGTGTCGGCCACGTTGTTCAGGTGACTGACGATGCCCCATGCACGGCCCAGCAGTTCGGTGGCGTTTTCCAGCGGCGTCACGAAGTTCTGCCACGTCACCGGTTCCACGGGCGCTTCCAGCTGCGTCACCACTTCCCGGTTCTTCGCCAGCAGCTCGTCGATGGCCGGCGTCACGTGTTCCGGCTTGATCGCGTCGAAACGCGGCAGGCCGCCAAAGTCCAGCAGGGGGTTGTCAGTCGTCATGTTCTTCCTAGTGGTTAATCGAATCAGCCGCGTTCCGCCGATTCGATGGTGTTCATTAACAACATGGTGATCGTCATCGGGCCGACGCCGCCGGGTACCGGCGTAATGTGCGCGGCCACTTCCTTGATGCCGGCAAAATCCACGTCCCCGCACAGCTTGCCATTATCGTCGCGATTCATGCCCACATCGATCACGATTGCCCCCGGTTTCACCATGTCCGCCGTCAGCGTGTTGCGGCGGCCGACCGCCGCCACGACCACGTCCGCCTGCTTGGTATATACGGACAGATCCGGGGTGGCGCTATGGCAGATGGTGACGGTGGCGTTGGCCTGCAAGAGCAGCAGGCCCATCGGCTTGCCGACCGTGTTGCTGCGGCCGATCACCACCGCGTGCTTGCCGCGCAGGTCCACGCCGGTCGATTCGATCAGCTTCATGCAGCCGTACGGCGTGCAGGGACGGAAGCCTTCCAGGCCCGTCATCAGCTCGCCGGCCGACAGCACCGAGTAACCATCCACATCCTTCGACGTGGCGATCGCTTCGATGACCTTGTGCGGGTTGATGTGCTTCGGCAGCGGCATCTGTACCAGGATGCCATGGATGGCCGGATCGGCATTCAATGCTGCAATGCGGTCCAGCAGCGCCTGCTCCGCCAGGTCGGCATCGTATTTCTCCAGCACGGAGTGGATGCCCACGTCGCCGCATGCCTTCACCTTGTTGCGCACATAGACCTGGCTGGCAGGGTCTTCGCCCACCAGGATCACGGCCAGGCCGGGCTGCTTGCCGCTGGCGGTCAATGCGGCAGCGCGGGAAGCGATTTCGGCGCGCAGTTTTTGGGAGAGGGCGATTCCGTCGATGAGTTGGGCAGACATGGTGATGGACTAAGGTGGGATGAAAGACCGTCATTATAAAGGCGCGTTGCGCCGCGCTGGGGCTTCATGCAGTCCATTGCCGGCGCCGCAGCCGGATCGGTCGCTGCCAGGTAACCATGCACGCGTTGGGGTGGCCTTTGGCGGTGGAACCAAAAGCAGTTTGAACGTGCTCATAAAAGTGATTTTTTGATCACGGAAACTGATTGGGAACTGCGCATTTATGCGGCATTGCAGCATTTCCACATAGGGAAATTTCACATTATAAAAACAGCTTTCGTATTTTGAAAAAGGCTAAATTCACTGTTAGAATCTCCGCACTTTGTAAAAGTCTTGGTAAATAATCACCCCTCGCGTCCGCCACGATCACCGGATCGGTTCGGGCCAATCACTCAGGAGACTAGATAGATGTCAGCTCAACTTGACCAGGTCACGGCCCAAACCGCCAACGATCCGGACGCACTGGAAACCAAGGAATGGCTCGAGGCACTCGAGGCTGTATTGCAGAATGAAGGGCCGGAACGCGCCCAGTACCTGATGGAGCGCCTGGTCGACCTGGCGCGCCGCCGCGGCGCCGACATCCCGTTCTCCGCCAATACCGCGTATGTGAACACCATCCCCGCCGACGTGGGCGCGCACTGCCCGGGCAACCTGGAATACGAAGAGCGCCTGCGCTCGTGGATGCGCTGGAACGCGATGGCGATGGTGGTGCGCGCCAACCGTGCCGATGGCGACCTGGGTGGCCACCTGTCCTCGTTCGCTTCGCTGGCGAACATGCTGGGCATCGGCTTCAACCACTTCTGGAAAGCCGCGAGCGAAGAGCACGGCGGCGACCTGCTGTACATCCAGGGCCACTCGTCGCCCGGCGTGTACGCGCGCGCCTACCTGGAAGGCCGCCTGACCGAAGACCAGCTGATCAACTTCCGCAAGGAAGTCGACGGCCGTGGCCTGTCGTCGTATCCGCACCCGAAACTGATGCCGGACTTCTGGCAGTTCCCCACCGTGTCGATGGGCCTGGGCCCGCTGATGGCGATCTACCAGGCGCGCTTCCTGAAGTACCTGCACGCGCGCGGCATCGCCAACACCGACGGCCGCAAGGTCTGGGCCTTCTGCGGCGACGGCGAGATGGACGAGCCGGAATCGCTGGGCGCGATCGGCATGGCCGCCCGTGAAATGCTGGACAACCTGGTCATCGTCGTCAACTGCAACCTGCAGCGCCTGGACGGCCCGGTGCGCGGCAACGGCAAGATCATCCAGGAGCTGGAAGGCGAATTCCGCGGCGCCGGCTGGAACGTCGTGAAAGTCATCTGGGGCCCGGGCTGGGACGAGCTGCTGGCCAAGGACAAGGAAGGCATCCTGCAGCGCGTGATGATGGAAACGCTGGACGGCGAATACCAGAACTACAAGGCCAAGGATGGCGCCTACGTGCGCAAGCACTTCTTCGGCAAGCATCCGAAGCTGCTGGAAATGGTCGCCAACATGAGCGACGACGACATCTGGCGCCTGACCCGCGGCGGCCACGACCCGCACAAGATCTACGCCGCGTTCAAGGTGGCGCAGGAAGCCCAGGGCAAGCCGACCGTGCTGCTGGTGAAGACCGTCAAGGGCTACGGCATGGGCAAGTCCGGCGAGGCGCGCAACACCGCCCACCAGACCAAGAAGCTGGACGACGAGGCGATCCGCGAAATGCGCGACCGTTTCAACATTCCTATCCCGGACGACAAGCTGGCCGAGATCCCGTTCTTCAAGCCGTCCGACGACGCGCCTGAAATGAAGTACCTGCACGAGCGCCGCAAGGCCCTGGGTGGCTACCTGCCGGCGCGCCGCATGAAGGCCGATGAAACGCTGGTCGTGCCGCCGCTGGAAGCGTTCAAGAACGTGCTGGAGCCGACCGCGGAAGGCCGCGAAATCTCGACGACCCAGTCGTTCGTGCGCATCATCACCGCGCTGCTGCGCGACCAGAGCCTGGGCCCGCGCGTGGTGCCGATCCTGGTCGACGAATCGCGTACCTTCGGCATGGAAGGCCTGTTCCGCCAGATCGGCATCTTCAACCAGCAGGGGCAGCTGTACGAGCCGGTCGACAAGGACCAGGTGATGTACTACCGCGAAGACAAGGCCGGCCAGATCCTGCAGGAAGGCATCAACGAAGCGGGCGGCATGAGCTCGTGGATCGCGGCGGCCACGTCGTACTCGACCAACAACCGCGTGATGATCCCGTTCTTCACGTACTACTCGATGTTCGGCATGCAGCGCGTGGGCGACCTGGCCTGGGCGGCGGGCGACATGCGTGCCCGCGGCTTCATGATGGGCGGCACCGCCGGCCGTACCACGCTGAACGGCGAAGGCCTGCAGCACGAGGATGGCCACAGCCACCTGTTCGCCGCGGCGATCCCGAACTGCCTGCCGTACGACCCGACCTTCGGCCACGAGCTGGCGGTGATCATCCATGACGGCCTGCGCCGCATGGTGACGGAACAGGAAGACGTGTTCTACTACATCACCATCATGAACGAGAACTACGCTCATCCGGGCCTGAAGGCTGGCCAGGAAGAGGGCATCCTGAAGGGCATGTACCTGCTGCAGGAAGGCGCCGCGAACGCCGGCCAGCGCGTGCAGCTGATCGGCTCGGGCACGATCCTGCGCGAGTCCATCTTCGCCGCCGAGCTGCTGGAGAAGGACTGGGGCATCGCCGCCGACGTGTGGTCCGCGCCGTCGCTGACGCTGGTGGCGCGCGACGGCCAGGATGCCGAGCGCTGGAACCTCGTCAATCCGACCAAGGAACAGCGCGTGCCGTACGTCACCGGCCTGCTGAAGGATACGCAGGGCCCGATCATCGCCACGACCGACTACATGCGCCTGTACGCCGAGCAGATCCGCGCCTTCATGCCGAAGGACCGCACCTACCGCGTGCTGGGCACCGACGGCTTCGGCCGCTCGGACAGCCGCGCCAAGCTGCGCGAGTTCTTCGAGGTGAACCGTTACTACATCACGGTTGCCGCGCTCCGTTCGCTGGCCGACGAGGGCAAGATCGACCTCGCCGTGGTGGAACAGGCTGTCGTGAAATATGGCCTGAACCCGAACAAGCCCAATCCGGTGACCCAATAACGAGAATACGGAGCAAACGCTATGAGCATTGTGGAAGTCAAAGTCCCGGATATCGGTGATTTCAAGGAAGTCGAGGTCATCGAGCTGATGGTGAAGGTCGGCGACACGATCAAGGTCGACCAGTCGCTGATCACCGTTGAATCGGACAAGGCATCGATGGAGATTCCATCGTCGTCGGCCGGGGTCATCAAGGAAATCAAGGTCAAGGTCGGCGACAAGGTCGCCGAGGGTTCG belongs to Pseudoduganella albidiflava and includes:
- the aceE gene encoding pyruvate dehydrogenase (acetyl-transferring), homodimeric type, with the translated sequence MSAQLDQVTAQTANDPDALETKEWLEALEAVLQNEGPERAQYLMERLVDLARRRGADIPFSANTAYVNTIPADVGAHCPGNLEYEERLRSWMRWNAMAMVVRANRADGDLGGHLSSFASLANMLGIGFNHFWKAASEEHGGDLLYIQGHSSPGVYARAYLEGRLTEDQLINFRKEVDGRGLSSYPHPKLMPDFWQFPTVSMGLGPLMAIYQARFLKYLHARGIANTDGRKVWAFCGDGEMDEPESLGAIGMAAREMLDNLVIVVNCNLQRLDGPVRGNGKIIQELEGEFRGAGWNVVKVIWGPGWDELLAKDKEGILQRVMMETLDGEYQNYKAKDGAYVRKHFFGKHPKLLEMVANMSDDDIWRLTRGGHDPHKIYAAFKVAQEAQGKPTVLLVKTVKGYGMGKSGEARNTAHQTKKLDDEAIREMRDRFNIPIPDDKLAEIPFFKPSDDAPEMKYLHERRKALGGYLPARRMKADETLVVPPLEAFKNVLEPTAEGREISTTQSFVRIITALLRDQSLGPRVVPILVDESRTFGMEGLFRQIGIFNQQGQLYEPVDKDQVMYYREDKAGQILQEGINEAGGMSSWIAAATSYSTNNRVMIPFFTYYSMFGMQRVGDLAWAAGDMRARGFMMGGTAGRTTLNGEGLQHEDGHSHLFAAAIPNCLPYDPTFGHELAVIIHDGLRRMVTEQEDVFYYITIMNENYAHPGLKAGQEEGILKGMYLLQEGAANAGQRVQLIGSGTILRESIFAAELLEKDWGIAADVWSAPSLTLVARDGQDAERWNLVNPTKEQRVPYVTGLLKDTQGPIIATTDYMRLYAEQIRAFMPKDRTYRVLGTDGFGRSDSRAKLREFFEVNRYYITVAALRSLADEGKIDLAVVEQAVVKYGLNPNKPNPVTQ
- the folD gene encoding bifunctional methylenetetrahydrofolate dehydrogenase/methenyltetrahydrofolate cyclohydrolase FolD; amino-acid sequence: MSAQLIDGIALSQKLRAEIASRAAALTASGKQPGLAVILVGEDPASQVYVRNKVKACGDVGIHSVLEKYDADLAEQALLDRIAALNADPAIHGILVQMPLPKHINPHKVIEAIATSKDVDGYSVLSAGELMTGLEGFRPCTPYGCMKLIESTGVDLRGKHAVVIGRSNTVGKPMGLLLLQANATVTICHSATPDLSVYTKQADVVVAAVGRRNTLTADMVKPGAIVIDVGMNRDDNGKLCGDVDFAGIKEVAAHITPVPGGVGPMTITMLLMNTIESAERG